The Sabethes cyaneus chromosome 3, idSabCyanKW18_F2, whole genome shotgun sequence DNA window atTGTACGCTGCATAGCCCActtattaaggtagcgacgtatctggttgggttatttttagacacaaattcaTCCTAATTTGTCGAACTAATATGTCTCGATGTTTGAGGTAGAAACCCATTACAACCCtaattgaaaactaaatttttaaaactaaatCGTGCAGTATTTTTTGTTCTTGTCTTCTAAAAACTAACCTTTGAACCAAAATTCTATCCTTTCCTTAAGACCGTTTTACAGTTTTCGTGAAAATAAACGTGGACGAATTGCATTATGAACGAGCGCTATGAGGAATTCTCGCGttacttttcatgtaacaatGTGAGATTCTTTTGGCATCAGTTCTCCTGAGCGTATTACGgaaatgcaaatgcacttgGATGAAGCTACATTGCAAAAATCGGTTGCTGGAATAATTAGCTAGCTATTGCTTAAGAAATTTTTCGCTGAAAGGCGTTTTTGTCGCACATTCGGAGGCGAATGTCTACTATGAACATTTACGTTTACCTCGTTCTATGTTTACGTTCGTCCACTGGCGCCATCCGCCATTTATATGCCTTTACCGGAAGTGTGGTGAATTTTATTCTGCGATGGTTTCATCATAGAATGTTATTGCTTCTTCGGAAATTGGACAAATACGATAAATACCATTTCACAATATACCACATATCAGCACATTCTTTCCAGATGCAGAATTTAACACTCCATTATCCACGTATGTATGCTTCAGATACCATAAGTGTTTCCAGCATTAAACTTTCATTAAGGCTCATGTTCACTTGTAGGTCTTTTTACAGATCTTTAGTAAAAAACTTGTTTGCAATATTATCAAACGGATCTTAAAATGAAACTGATGCTAGGTTCTGTGTTAGCTTCATTGAGCGTATATCCAACTTTGAAATAATGGAATTTTtccaagggactggcaaccctatccttactctatgtgtttgacagtagccaacatctactgccggcgtgggtattatttgcaaaaatctggctaagatttgaaaataatacccgtctgccagcatactcgctttgcagagtgaaacgaacagaacgtatagcaGTGTCATTCTGTCTCATTTACGCATATGGTCAGATGTTGACTGcataaacatggctgcctagcagacCTGTGAATTTTTCAACTGAATTAAATTACTTTGCGTTCAACCGTATTTACTTCTACTGCCGTCTGCCGCCTAAACATCAACATCAGGGTTGAAAATTCGAGCACGCTCAATGGTTTGATCGTGACAGCAGCGGCCGCAGCGGCACCCTGTACGCCGGTACTCACCTCTGCACGAAACGTCAAACTGGCAATCGGACAGGACTACAGCGAAGAAAGTGCTACTTTTTTGGAATCGTATACGAAaagattgaaagagaaatttcaCTGCTATTTTTTAGAACTTTGTGCGATTAGGAAATTAAAAATATGGTCAGCagcttaaaaaaatagaaattttgatttGTTCAAGATTTACGCTTTCGTAAAATATATCCAGTTGTGCTCGTAAGTGCGACGAGTTCACGATGACGAGCATGGAACATGAAGCAATCAAGCAGCAGCTTGCTGGATCAAATCCACAGGATCTGGAGATAGAGGAAGGAGAGGTAAGTCCACTTCACGTCCCACCCTTCAAACCAAATAGATTTTATTTTTCCGTTAAATTATTTGAGCACATGACTGACAATTCCAAGAAATTTAGGATAGTTCATCACGGAATAATTTGCAGAAACAATTTTCAAGGTCATTGACACCTAAATAGTTGAAAAATGCACATTGACCTACTATTATACGAAAGCCGCCTACGAGACCATTCATATCCTTTCTTATGTGTCTAAATGTCATTGACCGATTTGTGGGAAACTGCGTCGTTTTATTTTCTCTGCAGGTGACAGACGAGAGCGACGAGGGATACACTCCTTTGGCGCGACCGACAGAGTTGGCCAAAACGGAGTTCGCTGGCGGAGCTAGTGTAAGCCAACCGCGAACGGCAATGGAAATACTTTCGGACCAGGATGATCTGAATGACGAGTCCGAAGCCACATCGGACGACAGCAACGACGATTTTGGAGCTAGCTTTGGCAAAAGGATGCGCAGCAATAACGACAAAAAAATCAGAATCAGGCCACCGCCGCTGGAGAAAATCCAGCACCCACAAATGAGCCATTCATTGCCGAACAAATACAACATCTGGACGGAAAGTTTACAGGAAGATACTCTGATGGAAAACATGCGTGGGTGCGATGTTACGCTAAATGGAATGAGAAACCGAGACGTAGAATCGTACGATTACAGTTTAAAATATCGGATGAATGGAGGTAATGCGTTTCAAAGGACACTTAAAAGACGACAGTCCAATTCAGATGACTCGGATGGATTCGGAAATAGCGGTGGCAAACGATTTCGATCCACGTCCTTTGGAGGCAACCGCGAGAGGAAAAGCGTCAAACTACGGCTCGGCACACGGAACAGCAGCGATAGCAATAGTAACGATAGCTTCCAAAATGCACCCAGGTTAGTAGTATGGATTTCAGTTTGGTTTGTAACGTGCTTAACTATGCATGGTTGTGGTTTTTTGCACCTGTTGGTACCTAATGCTTGGCTTCCTGCACTCGATAGACTTAAAAATGATCAATCAATTTACCGATTAGATTTGCTTCCAGGCATATTCTAGATCTGAACGTGACAGATGACTGTGACAGTCAAATATTTGCTGCCGAACTGGCCAATAAACTTTGCGAAGAGAAGGACGATCTAATGTGTAagttaaaattataattttaaacATTAACGAATAGCTAACGTGTTTTACTTTCGTCAGTACGAGTAGTTAGTGTACTGGGTAAGGATATACCGGCCAAATTGTTCAAAGAAACACAAAAGATCGAAGCCGATGGAGGAATGCTTATAATGGTAAGTGCAAAAAGTTTATTTGAATAAATACAGTTATTAAATATCTCTAACTACAACACGCAGAACGGCGCCCGTCGACGAACCCCTGGCGGAGTGTTTCTCTTTCTTCTCAAACACAACGAGGAAATCGACAAAGAGGACAAAAAGGCCATTTTCTTGCTGGAGAAAAAGGCCGCCGTTAAGGAGCGAAAACTTTCGCAAGCCGTCAACCGCGAAAAGAAGGTCGAAGAACTGAAGAAAACGCTGAACCGACAGGCAGCGGATAACGAACTGCCAACCAGAAGCGAACTGATGCTGTCGCATCTAAAACCAGAAACTCACAGCACATGtgcgttttttcgtttttctgtgcTTTTATTTCAAATATAGATTGTATATTGACTGTTTTCTTGTTCAAATTCTAGTATCAAATCCGCCACCTTCACCTGTTGGAGATGAAAACCGTGAAGGAAGTCCCGATTTCGAGCCACAAAATGTGCACGTTAACGTAACCAGTCCGGAGAAAGGTAATCAAGAACCGTGTAAATATAATAGTTGACCCATCCATATTTTCGGGCTCATTGTAGGTCTGAACGATGCCAAGGAGCTGGGTCCAATGCCGGAGAGCTCTGGTTTACCAACATCGCCGCAGCTACAGAGTTATGACGATGATTATCTCGATATGACATGTGACGACATGGACATGTTCTAGCGCTGCTCGGCAATCAGATGCTGATCCTCCCCTAAATACTGTAGGATGGTACTGATTTTACGTTTGACTATAGATCAATGAAAGTTCTATGTTGACCTACTGTATGCAAAGGATGAACTATGGTATAGACTAACGATTTTGCCTATACCAATTTGCCTCGATAACGGCGGTTTGGCTGCCCGGTAGCCGACAGAGCAGTATCGAACATCGAATGAATGAAGCTTACGGACGAATATCTCCTGAAGCATGTGCCAGAGCGAATGGTATTCAGTGTACTTGTTTTATGAATGCAAAGTGTTACTCGCGCGGAATTTAGTTtgcagaaaatatatttaattttctaaaagcgataaaattttggatttgatagATGATGCATCCGAACAATTTCTCGTTGGGCTTGGTCCCTTTACGTCTTGTCTCGGTGTgaagatactatcaacacctttgtttcattactttcttctacaatTTCCATCGTCCCTTGGGAAGAGTATCGTTATAAAAATTGCTCGTCTTCAATTTTTTGAGCGTCTCAACACTTGCAGATCAGCTTCATCCTGGGCAAGCTATCTCGCACATTCGGCCCCTCGATTCTTGACACCCGAAAAGAACGAATTGCGTAACCACCCGACTTTCCCCCAGACCAGTGTTTCATAGGCCCACGCGCCACGCCGTACCTGGTCGACATTCTTTCATAAACGTACACGTAAGTCTTTTATATGGAAAGATGCAGTCTCAGATCTGTAAAGAGCTACCGATCATATTTAAAGGACAGGACTCAAAGTGCTAATTTGCTAAAACTCTCCAGAGATAATGGCGCTACATTCTGACGAGATTTCGCCTTCTACTTTTTTGATCGACAGGCTTCCTTAAGTTCACACTGGGTGATGAGCAGAGAGCGCTCTTGATGCACCACCAAGTGTGAACAGGGAGTGAGCCTTAAATACTCAAGATATAGCAATACTTATGTCGTGCTTATCAACCCGTTTCGTAGCCATTTTCGAAATATAATTTCACCCACGAGAAATACGTGCATTCAATGCAAACTTAGCCAACAGAATGAGAATCGTCTCCCTTTTTAAATGTTAGCAACCTTTAGCTGCTCTTCTAACTCAAAGCCGAATTGCTTCTCTTAATCACCCGTTCCCCGAACGCTCCGAAGAACCAACGATACCGACCGATTCTCTTCCGCTCATACAATTTCTCTCCCGCCAATAACATCGTTAGAGAATATTCAGTAATCGGACAAGCCATCTTTATTGATGGCAATACGTTACTGGCTTCCATCGATATTGTATGTGTGAAGTCGGGATCGGCTCCCGCCAAAGAGCGCTCGAGGCAAAACCAACTTGCGCAAGTCCTCAGTCACACTCACACACGCGCAGCTCTATAAGTGGACAAGAGTTCGCTCAATACCGCCAACGCGAAAGCTACGAGACTCACGCAATTTATTCTCGCATATCATATTTGATCggtttccactctttcctatcTGGAAAGGCTGCCGTCTGCCTGTGTGCGTATGTACGCTTGAGACCTGTGACTCGAAGTATATAGCGGGCATACATATTTTGCGGATGCCAACTTTTATTAATACCTCGCTTATCTACTACAACTTAGTTCAGctatcttatggataataattgactaTAAATGCCCCAAACATAACCCCATTGCTTGGTTGGGTGTTAcaatttaaaaagcaaaataggtgcactgagtgctgGACAGCCCTGGTTGCACAGCACAATTGCGTAGTTAGTACTAggatcttattgactctaacagtctcccCATTCGAGATTAGATCATACGCCGACCGATTGTCATACCAGAGTTGTACGTCGAACCTAACTCAAGACCTCCCAAAACTTCTTCATGAACCACCGTTAGCCATTATTTGTTACAAACTTAActcatgtgtccatgtccgcctgTCCAGCAAAACATAGGCGAACATCTGCACTGCCAACGGTTACGGGCTCAGGCCTTTACCTATCGCCAGAACAGGTTCTCATCTACAGCCCGTTGGCTAAGCTTCATCGCTATGAGCCTCTGGGGCTGCCTCTTCTAagttgtccttgcggattccttACTAACTTACTTAATCAACTCCAgaccgtggtttcctctgctgtacgaagaagtcgtctccattccactcggtccatgggcgcaattcgccagccacgtagtctgcgtagggtccgcaggtcgccttccacttgatcgatccatcttgctcactgTGCGCCCGCCGTCtcattccagtcggatcgttattgagaacttttttaaccgggctttcgtccgacatcctcacgacgtgccctgcccatcgcagacgaccgatttttgcggtgtgagcgatgggaggttccctaagcagccgatgcaattcatggttcgttcgcctcctccacgttccgtctttcatctgcactccgccgtaaatggtgcgcaacaccttcagTTCGAAAACGCTGTtagtcctccacgagcatagtccatgtctcatggccgtaaaggactaccagtCTAaccagcgtcttgtagattgttaacttcgtgcggttgCGAATTTTGTTcaatcgcagcgtcctacggagtccaaagtaggcatcatttcctgccataatgcgtctttgtatttctctgctggtgtcgttgtctgcggtaaccagtgagtcCAGATACACGAAGTCTtttaccacctcgatttcatcacctctaaatgaatccggggagggaggtcagcgttcacttctctagaacctcttccttttatgtattttgttttcgatacattaatgacaagtccaatccgtttggcttcagctttcagtccgatgtacgtttccgccatcctctcaaaggtacgtgtaacgatttcaacgtcgtcagcgaaaccaagaagctcaacggacttcgtgaatatcgtgccactcgtgtctatccccgcgcttcttatcacaccctccaaagcgatgttgaacagcaaacatgaaagcccatcaccttgccgtaaccgtcttcgagattcaaagggactcgagactgtctTGCGGATTTCAGTCGAGTGCTTATCAgtagatctcgttcgctcctttcctcaaggtatgTCCGATTCACTTCCACCTACATTCTAGAATTTCTATTGCTattggccgttgatgacatcgacgatggagttcctcgttgaATATCCAGTGGTGAGGCCTCCAGGCACGTATAGTACATCGCAGGTAGCAAGTAATAAATAcgtgcagtttttgcgttatcCCCGCTGAGACGCACCCCGTTTCGCGGGCATACATCAGTACGGGTTTAACGTTTGAGTTGCAAATTCGGGTTCCCgtatttcgcagacctgcaaaggcacccctgaccTTCCTGAGCCGTGTGACTATATTAGCCTTAATACCACTATCGGGAGTTGTCTGCCACCGATGATATTGCAAGGCGTCCACCTGCTCAACTGGTTGTCCCGCTACAGTGAAGTTGGTGgtattgtcagtgttcactaccatagacttagtcttCGCTACATTGGCTGTGAAACCTGCTGCCTGAGAGCTCTCGGAAAGGTCATCTACCATACTCTGCATATCGATTCGGctttgtgcgagcaagacatcGTAAGAGATTTCCAAATCATTTGTGcccaaaatattttcaaatgcaacaaatctcgggtaatttttcatatagacctatgtgacaatgagagattctcttcatgtCTCCTCTCTTCTGTTTTTTACGGCGAAACCGCgaaactaatgcattttaagACATCAGCTTTGTattgaatcggttgccggagttacTAGTTAGCTACTGTGTTTAACATTtgcttttctatgcatttatgtagccatGAAAagtggaagagaggagacgcaaagataATCTCTcgttgtcacataggtctatttgaaaaattacccgagaaatgcTGGTAAGTTATCTGTAACTTCAAGAGCAGAGTGATCAGCGTCGAGTGGGATAACGTCCTGGACCGAACAAGCCTGTGATCTCGACCATAGCGGGCAGTTTCAGCTTCAATACTTCATCATACAATATTACAATTCAATACTCTATCATCAAAGCAGGCTTAATTTGTATGTAGCTTGAATGATGCAGCTTTATACTTGTATTGTCTCAATTATACGGCGTAGATTCCCTccaccttcttcttcttctagcaGCTGGTAACttttgctgtatcaagaattcctctccactgtctCCTGGGGGTTCAAGGCTACCtgtcgccaatttgttgagcgtctcgatacacgcaagtcgactGAAACCTGGTCGACTCATCCAATACGTTGGAATTCCCTCCGCAGCCCATCATAAAATTATTAGTAACGTCAACATCATCTGCGTTAATCCGTTCTCGTATATTATGGAGTTtccgttcgactgtatcgtatgctgcctagAGAGTTCGCTCTCTCTTTTTTGCCTCCAACTCTCACCCTTTCTCTCTCTTAGTGTTTCTCCATTCGTCGATCTGCATTTAGGTTGCTCATATTCTTGATCTACACAATTGTGGAATCTGTCCTTACCTACTTATATTGATTCTTCTTTCTTCCGTCAGCGAGCCGATCTTGCTGAAAAAATGCTTGCTGTTCCGACTTGCTGCTGGATTTCGAATGAATGGATTTTCCGAACAAAATACCACAATTTTGTTCGGAAAATCCATTCATTCGAAATTAACGTTTTCTTCATTGTTGTGTATCGTGTTGTTGGTATCATTGCTGGCTTATTGGTATCGTTGTCGCAGGTTATCTGGGGTAACGTTTTGTATGTTTGAATACTGATGGCCCATATCCCACAACCATGAATAAGCTATAATAGCATAGGAGTTGCCATAGCTTAAATGACCTCGGGTTACGCGCCCTTACAGATTTCCCTAACAgtgcaaaacaatttttttttatattttccatccagcatTTTATTGTATCAGACAAATAGGTAACCTATTAGAttttaaaaactataattttatcTCATCACATATTGTTATGCAACAATACTAAAGAAACGTTGCCTATTTCAATCTCCACTCAATTATAAGCGATTGGCTAGTTTAGTTTGATGGTGTATTACGACTATACGCAGTGTtttcgctgttttttttttgagtctAAATTCGTTTCATGAACTAATGAAAAGCgcaaataaattttcttatGATGGAATTCTGATAAGCAGATATCATTATCGGCGTCCAACGCCGCATGCAAGTTTCATATTTTACAAATTGAATGAATTGAACTAAGCTATTTTCGAAAAGGTTATTATAATTTATGAATACTTGCTGATGATTGACAACGCGTTCAAATTGTAAACGAAAAAATGGAAAGCTCGATTATTGATCCTAACTAAATCTTAAATAACACagatatataaaatataaagataTTGACTAAGCACAATCACACCCACGAGCAAAAtacttcgttttcttttttgattGCCAATAAACTTTGAAATATGATCTGTATAAAttttactatagaaaaaaaaagcTTAACCACAGTGTACGAGATTTGCcaacgttttcgttttcgtcctAGCCTATTTAAGCCTTCCGGTCCGGATGGTAGTTGATTCGATCGTTACTCAGGCCCTTGACATCGATCCCAAGATCTTCATCGGGAGTGCTGAGCCAGTCACTATTGTTACTATCCGATTTTCTCAGATTGGCGTCCGAGGTGGTGGAAGTCGTCGTGTTGTTCGTTGCCGTACCGGATGTGCGTCCACTACCACCCGTAGCGAGTGCTTTCTGGTTAGAGCTGCTCGAGGATGTCAGATTGTCAAAACTGGGCGTCCTGGCCAGCATTAGGTTGAGGTTTTTGGAATTCTGGAACTGACTGAAAATGTTCACCACTTTGGGAGCACCTTCGTTCGGTGTTTCCACCAGCTTTTCCACTTTTGGTTTTACTATACTGATGCCGCTGTCTAATGTTCCGTAGCGGTTCGGTGCCAATTTCGGAAGGTTCGAATGCATTTGTCCTCCCGAGTAGCTTATTCCACTCTGATAACATTGACCCGCTCGAGGACTGCTTGGACCGCTAGCAGATGGCACTAGGTATTCCCGTTCGGAACCGGCATCACATAAGCCACTGCCTTCTCGGGGCATATGATAAGTTGTACGACCTCTCAAGCGTCTACTCAATGAACTGCCTACCACTCCTAAATGTTCGCTGACGTCCTGATGAACATCCGATATATCTAGCATATTCAGCAAAGCACTGTACCACGATCCGCTGTTATTTCCGTTGATGCTGCTGTTCAGACCACTCTCCAAATTACTTACAGGGAAATTTCGTACGTACGGTTTGTGGGAAAAGCTGTAATGATGTGCCAATGCTGCCAGGAACATTTCGATGCAAATCAGGAAATTTTGCAGTTTCGACGAAAGCACCTTGGGATCATCGCTGCTTTCAGATCCAAAAATATCTTTGATGATACCGTAATAGACAAGACCATAGATGATCACCCCTTGGCTGTAAAGAATTGATTTATTATATCTTTACTCTCTGACAAACTATACACCATTAGCCACTTacaaaaacgagaagaaaattACCGCCTTGATGCAGAAAAACTTTGGTAACGGTTGCATTGGTTTTAGCTCGTCCCTATTAGCTTTGTAAAATAACACCAAACAGTACATGGCGATAAACTGGGAGCAATTGTTGATGGCCACTATGTAGAGGAAAGCCACGTCCGTTTCAAATATACCTTCTCCGTAGACACCGTTGACCTCACAAATGCTGCAATTCACAGAGTTAAGCCGAATTAAAACCGTCACAGAACATATTTGGTACATCATCTTACTAGGCCACAAAGGTCGTGATCGGTCGAACCACGGTGTACTGCAAGATGCCGTGCTTGCAGTTGTGCACAAAGTCTCTACCCGGTGGCCATGGCGTCATCCAGCACAGGGGGAAAACGTGCCTCACCGGTGGTTTGTACTCCAGCGTTCGCTCCAGATCCATCTCCAGATTAAGATAGTTTAGCagatatttcataaaattgtagATTACGTACGCCTCGTAGCACTCGCGAATACTGTCCATATAGATGGCATGCTGAGGGAACAGCAGACAAAGCCACTGAAAGACGAAATGTTTGTAAGTATACAGGAATTTTTGCAACATGAAGTATGAAGCGAGGAGCTTCCAAAGTATTCACTTACGGCGTTTAATGCGTATATAGGAACCATCCAAAGAATTCTGGAAAAATTTAATGATAAAAGTTCAGATTTTATTAGAGTATTTTGTATTTCTGTGTGTTTCTTTTTGTTGCAATCTTTATTTAATCATTCTTggagtt harbors:
- the LOC128743539 gene encoding phosphorylated adapter RNA export protein isoform X2 — protein: MTSMEHEAIKQQLAGSNPQDLEIEEGEVTDESDEGYTPLARPTELAKTEFAGGASVSQPRTAMEILSDQDDLNDESEATSDDSNDDFGASFGKRMRSNNDKKIRIRPPPLEKIQHPQMSHSLPNKYNIWTESLQEDTLMENMRGCDVTLNGMRNRDVESYDYSLKYRMNGGNAFQRTLKRRQSNSDDSDGFGNSGGKRFRSTSFGGNRERKSVKLRLGTRNSSDSNSNDSFQNAPRHILDLNVTDDCDSQIFAAELANKLCEEKDDLMLRVVSVLGKDIPAKLFKETQKIEADGGMLIMNGARRRTPGGVFLFLLKHNEEIDKEDKKAIFLLEKKAAVKERKLSQAVNREKKVEELKKTLNRQAADNELPTRSELMLSHLKPETHSTLSNPPPSPVGDENREGSPDFEPQNVHVNVTSPEKGLNDAKELGPMPESSGLPTSPQLQSYDDDYLDMTCDDMDMF
- the LOC128743539 gene encoding phosphorylated adapter RNA export protein isoform X1 translates to MTSMEHEAIKQQLAGSNPQDLEIEEGEVTDESDEGYTPLARPTELAKTEFAGGASVSQPRTAMEILSDQDDLNDESEATSDDSNDDFGASFGKRMRSNNDKKIRIRPPPLEKIQHPQMSHSLPNKYNIWTESLQEDTLMENMRGCDVTLNGMRNRDVESYDYSLKYRMNGGNAFQRTLKRRQSNSDDSDGFGNSGGKRFRSTSFGGNRERKSVKLRLGTRNSSDSNSNDSFQNAPRFASRHILDLNVTDDCDSQIFAAELANKLCEEKDDLMLRVVSVLGKDIPAKLFKETQKIEADGGMLIMNGARRRTPGGVFLFLLKHNEEIDKEDKKAIFLLEKKAAVKERKLSQAVNREKKVEELKKTLNRQAADNELPTRSELMLSHLKPETHSTLSNPPPSPVGDENREGSPDFEPQNVHVNVTSPEKGLNDAKELGPMPESSGLPTSPQLQSYDDDYLDMTCDDMDMF
- the LOC128743536 gene encoding transmembrane protein 184C, encoding MCVSKLHGFCSQWRSWIRPLLVVAYVLFVIIVLPLLIVNSVKDGFTRKDQLILIGGLFVIAAIPISIWQITQHIVHFHKPILQKHIIRILWMVPIYALNAWLCLLFPQHAIYMDSIRECYEAYVIYNFMKYLLNYLNLEMDLERTLEYKPPVRHVFPLCWMTPWPPGRDFVHNCKHGILQYTVVRPITTFVAYICEVNGVYGEGIFETDVAFLYIVAINNCSQFIAMYCLVLFYKANRDELKPMQPLPKFFCIKAVIFFSFFQGVIIYGLVYYGIIKDIFGSESSDDPKVLSSKLQNFLICIEMFLAALAHHYSFSHKPYVRNFPVSNLESGLNSSINGNNSGSWYSALLNMLDISDVHQDVSEHLGVVGSSLSRRLRGRTTYHMPREGSGLCDAGSEREYLVPSASGPSSPRAGQCYQSGISYSGGQMHSNLPKLAPNRYGTLDSGISIVKPKVEKLVETPNEGAPKVVNIFSQFQNSKNLNLMLARTPSFDNLTSSSSSNQKALATGGSGRTSGTATNNTTTSTTSDANLRKSDSNNSDWLSTPDEDLGIDVKGLSNDRINYHPDRKA